From the Nitrospira sp. genome, one window contains:
- a CDS encoding filamentous hemagglutinin N-terminal domain-containing protein, translating into MLSRPRRFHMDRPHLAPLLLVCWLIQSFVPGWGHAQVSPPITSSGLNTIVTKQGTAFDITGGTRPGNGSNLFHSFGEFGVPTNQVANFLNDSGLATSNILGRVTGGNPSSIFGTIQTTGFGQANVFLMNPAGIVFGPSASLNVGGSVSFTTADYLRLADGARFTAIPGAQDAAISSAPVAAFGFLGSNPGAITVQGGRLSIAEGQLLSFVGGNIDVKAGTLENGTSQAALLSAPGGQINLVAVAAPGEVSANRIGGKTIEPAVTGISSFGTISLSQGTSIETSADKAGRIVIRSGQFAMDDASLKAISVNGQNGGPNTSHDSPAIAITAENITLTNGTLITADTHGSAPAGDITINVDTLITKAGINRVLLNPPVNDGTLNGNLIASDSRSTEASGGATGKITIQGLGGQGTAATSITLEDISISNRIFGGTTNTTPSPITITADSILFTNRVLPDENGAGGATIVASTIGPAPAGDVSLNVNTFRVNANQDGTPIPGARRVFINTTNDVGSTAGPAGKLTISGLGPETTDAAQLVILYNAQLSSGIDGGTPTTPSGSITITADTVSLGGRTVFFANTFGNATAPAGNVAFNVNTLRANVRPDGTLINGQPPSSVNSSSPAWQAGTLTVSGLGPGNGDSAKLVALNNIEFTTAVAGGTATVTPATITMIADQLRLTNSTLKTDTLGPAPAGNIVLSTGTFSTDQAARITSTTSGTGPGGNISLTAGQTVSLSNGASISASSTGTANAGNITINAGAQFLAQNATVTTQADHASGGNITVQARDAIRLTNSQLNTSVHGGPNTAGGNILLDPAVVTLQNSQVRAEAVQGAGGNISIIARTFLADPTSVVSASSQYGLSGTVNIQSPVSSLSNTLATLPQRPLSAQLLLAQRCAAQATGQLSSLAVAGRDGLPVEPGGWLMSPLSVLASDTHDQGIRPIAGISPEAWEQNDSMAELTLGSQDAQPRSSLTALRRGCRS; encoded by the coding sequence ATGCTCAGTAGACCGCGCCGCTTCCACATGGATCGCCCGCATCTCGCACCCCTACTGCTGGTCTGTTGGCTCATCCAATCGTTCGTGCCAGGCTGGGGACATGCCCAAGTCTCTCCACCCATCACATCCTCGGGACTGAACACGATCGTCACGAAACAAGGCACCGCGTTCGACATCACCGGCGGGACACGCCCAGGCAATGGCTCAAATCTGTTCCACAGTTTCGGCGAATTCGGTGTGCCCACCAATCAGGTCGCCAACTTTTTGAACGACTCGGGGCTCGCGACTTCGAATATCCTTGGCCGCGTGACCGGCGGGAATCCCTCCTCCATCTTCGGTACCATCCAGACGACCGGCTTCGGCCAGGCGAACGTGTTTTTGATGAATCCCGCTGGGATCGTCTTCGGTCCCAGCGCATCCCTGAATGTCGGAGGCTCGGTGAGTTTCACGACGGCCGATTATCTCCGCTTAGCGGACGGAGCGCGGTTTACGGCCATTCCCGGCGCGCAGGATGCGGCCATCTCCAGCGCACCCGTGGCGGCATTTGGATTCCTAGGATCAAACCCCGGAGCGATCACCGTGCAAGGGGGACGGCTCTCTATCGCTGAGGGACAACTCCTCTCCTTCGTAGGCGGGAACATCGACGTCAAGGCCGGCACACTCGAAAATGGAACCTCGCAAGCCGCGCTCCTCTCGGCACCAGGCGGGCAGATCAATCTGGTCGCGGTCGCCGCGCCGGGAGAGGTGTCGGCGAACAGGATAGGAGGGAAGACCATTGAACCGGCAGTGACCGGCATCAGCTCGTTCGGCACTATTTCGCTTTCCCAAGGGACCAGCATTGAGACAAGCGCCGACAAAGCAGGGCGAATTGTTATTCGCAGCGGTCAGTTTGCGATGGATGATGCTTCCCTTAAGGCCATTTCCGTGAATGGCCAAAATGGTGGTCCGAACACCTCGCATGATTCCCCGGCTATTGCCATCACAGCTGAGAACATCACACTCACCAATGGAACCCTTATCACCGCAGATACCCATGGTTCAGCGCCAGCAGGCGACATCACAATCAATGTCGATACATTAATCACGAAGGCTGGCATCAACCGTGTTCTCCTCAATCCACCAGTGAACGATGGAACCTTGAATGGAAATCTGATTGCGAGCGACAGTAGGAGCACGGAAGCATCGGGCGGCGCGACGGGCAAGATCACCATTCAAGGTCTCGGCGGGCAAGGGACTGCGGCGACGAGCATCACGCTCGAGGATATTTCCATCAGCAACAGGATCTTTGGTGGGACGACGAATACGACCCCCTCCCCGATCACGATTACCGCCGACTCAATACTTTTCACCAACAGAGTGTTGCCGGATGAAAACGGGGCTGGTGGGGCCACCATTGTGGCATCCACGATCGGCCCCGCACCTGCAGGAGACGTTTCGCTCAACGTCAACACATTTCGCGTGAATGCGAATCAGGATGGGACGCCGATTCCTGGTGCGCGCCGGGTCTTTATCAATACAACCAATGATGTGGGCAGTACGGCCGGCCCGGCTGGGAAATTGACCATCTCCGGTCTCGGCCCGGAGACCACGGATGCGGCCCAACTGGTGATCCTCTACAACGCACAACTCAGCTCGGGAATCGATGGTGGAACACCGACCACCCCGTCCGGTTCAATCACAATCACGGCGGATACGGTGAGTCTTGGCGGCCGGACGGTGTTTTTTGCCAACACCTTTGGGAATGCCACCGCACCGGCAGGAAACGTCGCGTTCAACGTCAATACGCTACGGGCGAATGTGCGGCCGGACGGAACGTTGATCAATGGCCAACCTCCTTCCTCCGTCAACAGCTCAAGTCCAGCCTGGCAAGCGGGAACATTGACTGTTTCCGGCCTGGGCCCCGGGAATGGCGACTCGGCGAAGCTCGTTGCACTGAACAATATAGAGTTCACCACAGCCGTGGCTGGAGGAACGGCGACCGTCACCCCCGCCACGATCACCATGATTGCAGACCAACTGCGTTTGACCAATAGCACCTTGAAGACCGACACGCTGGGACCAGCTCCGGCCGGAAACATCGTGCTCAGCACCGGCACGTTCTCAACGGATCAGGCTGCGAGAATCACCAGCACCACCTCCGGAACCGGACCTGGAGGCAACATTTCTCTCACCGCCGGTCAGACCGTCTCCTTGAGCAACGGCGCATCAATCTCTGCCAGCAGCACCGGGACTGCCAATGCCGGCAACATTACGATCAACGCCGGAGCCCAATTCCTCGCTCAGAACGCCACCGTCACGACACAAGCAGATCACGCCAGCGGCGGCAATATTACGGTCCAGGCCCGGGACGCGATCAGGCTCACCAACAGCCAATTAAATACTTCTGTCCATGGAGGCCCGAACACGGCCGGAGGAAATATTCTCCTCGATCCGGCCGTCGTGACCCTTCAAAACAGTCAAGTACGAGCGGAGGCCGTGCAGGGCGCGGGAGGGAATATCAGTATCATCGCGAGGACGTTCCTTGCGGATCCGACCAGCGTCGTCAGCGCCTCCTCGCAGTACGGCTTGAGCGGCACGGTGAATATCCAATCACCCGTCTCCAGCCTGAGTAACACCCTGGCCACACTGCCGCAACGTCCGCTGTCGGCTCAACTCCTTCTCGCTCAACGCTGTGCGGCACAGGCAACAGGCCAACTCAGCAGTCTCGCGGTCGCGGGACGGGATGGGCTCCCTGTCGAGCCGGGTGGGTGGCTGATGAGCCCATTGAGCGTGCTAGCTTCTGACACCCACGATCAGGGGATTCGTCCGATCGCAGGCATCAGCCCCGAGGCATGGGAGCAGAACGACAGCATGGCAGAGCTGACGCTTGGGTCTCAGGATGCTCAGCCCCGATCGAGCCTCACCGCCTTGAGAAGAGGCTGTCGCTCATAA
- a CDS encoding ShlB/FhaC/HecB family hemolysin secretion/activation protein produces the protein MNLQALAQVAPPLPPIFDPTGKSTKPPALLKEDFNAPAPEPPSSILPNVPTTPPSLPDNRLGAFQVFVHDIHVTGSTVFSEAELAEVTAPYRNRTLTTEDLEKVRLALTLLYVNRGYLTSGAVIPDQDVTFGTIIIQMVEGKLAGIDVEGNEWFRSSYLRDRVARGLSTPLNIYPLQERIQLLQQDPRIERINAELKPGDIRGESVLNIRVKDANPFRAWLEFNNYQTPTVGAERGLATVAHQNVTGHGDQFMFTYGRSHGVNPIIDTSYSVPVNRYETTLTAYYRRNAFLVVENPFRALNLNVDSQVIGIALRQPVYRTVTDEFALTLTGEHLYLKTTSAFDAPGLPSLFIPGSSTTGVATVSALRFSQEYTHRSSSLVFAALSRVSVGLNVLGATINSGPLPDGQFVSWLGQAQVVKRLDDWWGVQLVGRVAAQLASDRLFPLEQMPVGGRFSVRGYRENTLVRDDAVLASFETRVPLLRFPSGEDRLQFAPFVDAGHAWNAKGHTPDPHTLASVGAGLRWMILPQERARFEVYWGQQLNHVRSGEGNLQDHGIHLQLVVQVL, from the coding sequence ATGAACCTCCAAGCCCTGGCTCAAGTGGCACCCCCACTCCCACCGATTTTTGACCCGACCGGCAAATCGACGAAACCGCCTGCTCTGCTCAAGGAAGACTTCAACGCTCCTGCGCCGGAACCACCCAGCTCGATACTCCCGAACGTGCCGACCACCCCACCTTCGCTACCAGACAACCGGTTGGGAGCGTTCCAAGTGTTCGTGCATGACATCCATGTGACCGGCAGCACCGTCTTTTCTGAAGCTGAACTCGCTGAGGTGACCGCGCCATATCGCAATCGAACCCTCACGACTGAGGATTTGGAAAAGGTACGGCTCGCCCTCACCCTCTTGTATGTGAACAGGGGCTATCTCACATCAGGGGCGGTGATCCCGGACCAGGATGTGACGTTCGGCACGATCATCATTCAGATGGTGGAGGGAAAACTCGCGGGCATCGACGTCGAGGGCAATGAGTGGTTCCGGAGCTCATATCTCCGCGACCGCGTGGCGCGCGGCCTGTCGACGCCTCTCAACATTTACCCGCTTCAGGAACGGATACAACTTCTCCAGCAAGATCCTCGCATCGAACGGATCAATGCGGAATTAAAACCTGGAGACATTCGCGGCGAGAGCGTCTTGAACATACGCGTCAAAGACGCCAACCCCTTTAGAGCCTGGCTGGAGTTCAATAACTATCAAACACCGACGGTCGGCGCCGAACGCGGCCTGGCGACCGTGGCCCATCAGAATGTGACCGGTCACGGCGACCAATTCATGTTTACCTATGGACGCTCACACGGCGTCAATCCCATCATCGACACGTCGTATAGCGTACCGGTCAATCGCTATGAGACGACCCTGACCGCCTACTATCGGCGCAATGCCTTTCTCGTCGTGGAAAATCCTTTTCGAGCCCTGAATTTGAACGTGGACTCCCAGGTGATCGGGATAGCCCTGCGGCAACCGGTCTATCGGACGGTGACCGATGAGTTCGCACTGACCCTGACGGGGGAGCACTTATATTTGAAGACGACTTCGGCGTTTGACGCTCCCGGCCTGCCCTCTCTGTTCATTCCTGGTTCATCCACGACAGGAGTGGCCACGGTCAGCGCACTGAGGTTCAGCCAGGAGTATACCCATCGTTCTTCTTCCTTGGTGTTTGCCGCCCTGTCCCGAGTCAGCGTCGGGTTGAACGTATTAGGGGCCACCATCAATAGCGGACCTCTCCCCGATGGACAGTTTGTGTCCTGGTTGGGTCAGGCTCAGGTCGTAAAGCGGTTGGATGACTGGTGGGGCGTGCAATTGGTAGGGCGCGTGGCGGCACAACTGGCAAGTGACAGGCTGTTCCCCCTTGAACAAATGCCGGTAGGAGGCCGCTTCAGCGTGCGCGGCTATCGCGAGAACACGCTCGTGCGGGACGACGCCGTACTGGCATCGTTCGAGACGCGAGTGCCGTTACTACGGTTTCCATCCGGTGAAGACCGTTTGCAGTTCGCCCCGTTCGTCGATGCCGGCCACGCCTGGAACGCCAAAGGACATACCCCTGATCCGCACACGTTGGCCAGCGTGGGGGCTGGGCTCCGCTGGATGATCCTTCCTCAGGAGCGCGCCCGCTTTGAGGTGTATTGGGGCCAGCAACTCAACCATGTCCGAAGCGGCGAGGGCAATTTACAGGATCATGGCATTCATCTCCAACTCGTCGTGCAGGTGCTCTGA
- a CDS encoding CHAT domain-containing protein, whose amino-acid sequence MQRGQTASGQGAFEEALLAWKAAASLYDQRGETKGHIHALTQAAFAARTLGHVNQAFLQEELALHLARKLRDPHWLAVTLSELGKTYVVNHQYEVAADYIAQAFEIAEAQPFRTLSAALQNDLGIVLALQGRREEALAAFHKCAVSSKDQGLTPLFIRALVNAARMAIQLAQFEAGASALDEAAERLADTRTSYDKAEGLVNLALGYRDLALAHQESYTSAMKRSAALLQEAAGLTRTPGEARLASYAYGHLGHLYEVERRFDEALQLTRQAVFTAQSARAPESLYRWQWQSGRLLNRLGRLDEALSAYQEAALTLHPIRSEVTFAIQANPDQNQPSVRALYFELADLLLRRAALIRDNREAEPYLRAARDVIEAFKAAELRDYFRDDCVDQMQARITKLDTLSPSTAIVYPIVFSDRTELLVSLPDGLTRHSIPVTAAILTDEVRRFRHRLEKRTTREYLPHAQQLYDWLIRPLAPDLRRLNVNTLVFVPDGSLRTIPMSALHDGDRFLIEQYAVAMSPGLDLTDPHPINRTGVRILSSGLTKAVQGFPPLPHVAEEISYIHSLFKGEQLLDSNFIAPRIETELEDGRYTILHIATHGQFATDVNQSFLLTFDDRLNMTQLERLVGLFRFRQDPLELLTLSACQTGIGDDRAALGLAGIAVKAGARSALATLWFINDDASSELVSEFYRQLHDAPISKARALQLAQLKLLSDRVYEHPAYWAAFLLLNNWL is encoded by the coding sequence ATGCAACGAGGTCAAACGGCTTCCGGACAAGGTGCCTTCGAGGAAGCCCTCCTCGCCTGGAAGGCAGCCGCAAGTCTATACGATCAGAGAGGCGAGACGAAGGGCCATATTCACGCGCTTACACAGGCCGCCTTTGCCGCTCGTACGTTGGGGCATGTGAATCAGGCGTTCCTGCAAGAAGAGTTAGCCCTGCACCTCGCGCGCAAACTGCGCGATCCTCACTGGCTGGCGGTCACGCTCTCCGAGTTGGGGAAAACCTATGTCGTCAATCATCAATACGAGGTTGCAGCGGACTATATCGCCCAAGCATTTGAGATCGCAGAGGCACAGCCGTTCCGAACACTGAGTGCCGCACTCCAGAACGATCTTGGAATTGTGCTGGCATTGCAGGGGCGCCGGGAAGAAGCCTTGGCGGCATTCCACAAATGCGCGGTGAGTTCGAAAGACCAGGGGCTTACCCCTCTCTTCATCCGTGCCCTCGTCAACGCAGCCCGAATGGCTATTCAACTCGCACAGTTCGAGGCGGGCGCGTCAGCCTTGGATGAAGCGGCAGAACGGCTCGCCGACACGCGGACTTCTTACGACAAGGCCGAAGGACTCGTTAATCTGGCTCTGGGATATCGCGATCTGGCCCTGGCTCATCAGGAGTCCTACACCTCCGCCATGAAGCGATCCGCTGCGTTATTGCAGGAAGCGGCCGGGCTCACGCGCACACCCGGGGAGGCGCGCCTTGCGTCCTACGCCTATGGCCACCTCGGGCATCTTTACGAAGTCGAACGCCGGTTTGATGAGGCGCTTCAGCTGACTCGGCAAGCAGTGTTCACCGCCCAGTCAGCTCGGGCACCGGAGTCGCTGTACCGGTGGCAATGGCAAAGCGGACGGTTGCTGAATCGTCTCGGCCGCCTCGACGAGGCCCTCTCGGCTTATCAAGAAGCCGCACTGACTCTGCACCCCATTCGAAGCGAAGTCACCTTCGCCATACAGGCGAACCCGGATCAGAATCAGCCCTCGGTTCGCGCACTCTATTTTGAATTGGCCGACTTACTGCTGAGGCGAGCGGCCTTGATACGCGACAATCGGGAAGCCGAACCCTACTTGCGCGCGGCCCGGGATGTGATTGAAGCATTTAAGGCGGCAGAACTTCGGGACTACTTTCGAGACGATTGCGTCGACCAGATGCAGGCCCGCATCACGAAACTGGATACGCTCTCGCCTTCCACCGCCATCGTCTATCCCATCGTCTTCAGCGATCGCACCGAATTACTCGTGAGCCTTCCTGACGGGCTCACACGACATTCGATTCCGGTGACCGCTGCGATCCTGACGGACGAAGTCCGCCGCTTCCGGCATAGGCTCGAAAAACGCACCACCCGTGAATATCTGCCTCACGCCCAGCAATTGTATGATTGGCTGATTCGGCCGCTTGCTCCAGACCTTCGCCGGCTCAACGTAAACACATTGGTCTTTGTCCCCGACGGTTCGCTCCGCACCATTCCCATGTCGGCGCTGCATGACGGAGACCGATTCCTGATCGAGCAGTATGCCGTGGCCATGTCTCCTGGTCTTGATCTGACCGACCCTCACCCCATCAACCGGACTGGGGTCCGCATACTGTCCAGTGGGTTGACCAAAGCCGTGCAGGGCTTTCCTCCATTACCGCATGTCGCGGAAGAAATCAGTTACATCCATTCGCTCTTCAAGGGAGAGCAACTGCTCGACAGCAACTTCATTGCGCCGCGGATTGAAACAGAATTGGAGGACGGCCGCTACACCATCCTCCACATTGCCACCCATGGACAGTTTGCCACGGACGTCAATCAGTCATTCCTTCTCACCTTTGACGATCGGCTGAACATGACTCAGTTGGAGCGGCTGGTAGGGCTGTTTCGCTTTCGTCAAGATCCGCTGGAACTGCTGACCTTGAGCGCCTGTCAAACCGGCATTGGTGATGACCGGGCCGCGCTTGGCCTTGCCGGCATTGCGGTGAAAGCGGGAGCCAGGAGTGCGCTCGCCACACTCTGGTTCATCAATGACGATGCATCATCCGAACTGGTGTCCGAATTTTATCGGCAACTACATGACGCACCCATCTCAAAGGCACGTGCTTTGCAGCTTGCACAACTGAAGCTGTTGTCGGACCGCGTCTATGAGCATCCTGCCTATTGGGCAGCGTTTCTGCTATTGAATAACTGGCTGTGA
- a CDS encoding DUF928 domain-containing protein, with protein MATRFHRCMAHMLGVTILFTALVNSSAAIADGEPELPTYHAPQKMTPRARIGGSLRGSDGDDPAIAALVPDHVGMTARQHPAFNWFVSKPTSLPIRFTLIDERSIRALVEQSLPAPSQPGVYTVKLEDLDFALQANVQYRWYISVIKDADSPSQDIVTGGMIERCEFNECSILGAMTTCTREAVSTSAIKGFWYDAMGCVCELIESNPTDIGLRKQRAALLRQVGLHEVADWDLAHSHAWHR; from the coding sequence TTGGCGACACGGTTCCATCGCTGCATGGCTCACATGCTCGGCGTGACGATCCTGTTCACCGCGCTGGTGAATTCGAGCGCCGCGATAGCGGATGGGGAGCCTGAGCTTCCGACCTACCATGCACCGCAAAAGATGACTCCCCGTGCCCGCATTGGAGGAAGCTTGCGTGGCAGTGACGGTGACGACCCCGCGATCGCCGCGCTCGTTCCCGACCATGTCGGCATGACCGCCAGGCAACATCCAGCCTTCAATTGGTTCGTATCCAAACCTACGTCGTTGCCGATCAGATTCACGCTCATTGATGAACGATCGATCCGCGCTTTGGTCGAACAATCGCTTCCGGCTCCAAGCCAACCCGGAGTCTACACCGTCAAGCTCGAAGACTTGGACTTCGCACTGCAAGCGAACGTTCAATACCGATGGTATATCTCCGTGATCAAGGACGCCGACTCTCCCTCGCAGGATATCGTGACCGGCGGAATGATCGAGCGTTGCGAATTCAACGAATGCTCCATATTGGGTGCCATGACGACCTGTACCCGCGAAGCGGTCTCGACCAGCGCCATCAAGGGATTTTGGTACGATGCCATGGGTTGTGTATGCGAACTGATTGAATCCAATCCGACAGACATCGGCCTCCGGAAACAGCGTGCGGCCTTACTCAGGCAAGTAGGCCTGCACGAGGTGGCGGACTGGGACCTCGCACATTCCCATGCCTGGCACCGGTGA
- a CDS encoding DUF928 domain-containing protein, with protein sequence MRGDAGTLVLIALVPDHVAFTVKNDPTLCWYQSLRTPQPMMLTVVDSRGIRPILEHSFPSPVRAGIHCLKPRDYGVEFRAEESYRWYVTVVMDRNRPSLDVVAGGMIERIALDEACALGLPCPSPSCDTDGIFRYAESGLWYDAIACLVELLEQDPRKDGVEQMLDHLLRQSGVHLPKDSSLE encoded by the coding sequence ATGCGCGGAGACGCAGGCACGCTCGTTCTCATCGCCCTGGTCCCCGACCATGTGGCATTCACCGTGAAGAATGATCCGACTCTCTGTTGGTATCAATCTCTGCGCACGCCTCAACCCATGATGCTCACCGTGGTCGACTCTCGCGGGATCCGCCCCATCCTTGAACATTCATTTCCCTCGCCAGTCCGAGCCGGCATTCATTGCCTGAAGCCCCGCGACTATGGAGTCGAGTTCCGGGCAGAAGAGTCGTATCGATGGTATGTGACGGTCGTGATGGACCGCAACAGACCATCGCTCGATGTCGTCGCGGGTGGAATGATCGAGCGCATCGCCCTCGATGAGGCTTGCGCTCTCGGCCTTCCATGCCCCTCGCCGTCCTGTGACACCGATGGAATTTTTCGCTATGCCGAGTCAGGGCTCTGGTACGACGCCATCGCCTGTTTGGTGGAACTCCTCGAACAGGATCCGCGCAAAGATGGCGTAGAACAAATGCTCGACCACTTGTTGCGTCAATCCGGTGTACACCTGCCGAAAGACTCTTCTCTCGAATAA
- a CDS encoding TonB-dependent receptor — protein MRTGLTNIWAPFIVAVFALSLDTVAVAASAPAGFEDALSFPLNNDLELLKEEETVSIASRYEQPISQAPSNVYVVTDEDIRQSGATDLPTVLRRIPGLEVMQMTGGDFNVSARGGNQPFANKMLVMVDGRSIYLDVQGIVYWKSIPVTLPEIKRIEVLKGPAAAMYGFNAFDGVINIITKTPEEMKGTTLQFGGGELGTISSAAVHAGTVGKFGYRLSVGRDQTQQWGDHDALAFRSHKFNVQTDYALSAVSKLQVSGGLIETNRFDGQVGEITSNSVRPSFGYANVLYERGALLVRAWWSGYTDDATISPSPQLASLIRITDRNGSSTNPFSANTYNVDVQHAADLWFANRLLYGINYRHNSLSSSATDQFSREDRLGLFIQDEWRPTAALTVVGGIRYDLHTQINGTWSPRLAILYQPIEGHTFHLSGSAAYRPPTLFESHQDQRVLSPNPFAPPGFLTVPVTGSTGLAPEQITSYEVGYQGWYWKHRLRVRADLFFNHISDLIGSRITASGASAFVNDPGTADIYGGEAGIEFLASRWLSGFANYAYEEIGQSFTGTVRRGAPRSKVNVGLRTEWENGLSGEITYYYVGAATYPLAQSFTSLAAFPGAGIIVPSDRVGSYNLLNLRAGYRFWQQKAAAGYMRDAEVAVSVFNALNDEHREHPLGDLIGRRVMGWLTLRF, from the coding sequence ATGCGAACCGGCCTCACGAACATCTGGGCACCGTTCATCGTTGCTGTCTTCGCCCTGAGTCTGGATACAGTGGCGGTCGCAGCATCGGCCCCGGCGGGCTTTGAGGACGCGCTTTCCTTTCCACTCAACAACGATCTGGAATTGCTCAAGGAAGAGGAAACCGTGAGCATTGCTTCGCGGTACGAACAACCCATTTCTCAAGCGCCGTCGAACGTCTATGTAGTCACCGATGAAGACATCCGGCAGTCCGGAGCTACAGATTTACCGACCGTGCTGCGTCGTATCCCCGGCCTGGAAGTCATGCAGATGACGGGCGGAGATTTCAATGTCAGCGCGAGGGGAGGCAATCAACCGTTCGCAAACAAAATGTTGGTGATGGTGGACGGCCGCTCTATCTATCTCGATGTGCAGGGAATCGTCTATTGGAAATCGATCCCCGTCACACTCCCGGAGATTAAACGGATCGAGGTGCTCAAGGGACCGGCCGCAGCCATGTATGGATTCAACGCCTTCGACGGGGTCATCAACATCATCACCAAAACGCCGGAGGAGATGAAGGGCACCACACTCCAATTCGGCGGGGGCGAACTGGGCACGATCAGCAGCGCGGCTGTCCATGCAGGAACCGTCGGCAAATTCGGCTATCGGCTCTCCGTCGGACGCGACCAGACGCAGCAATGGGGGGACCACGACGCCCTGGCGTTCCGGTCGCACAAGTTCAATGTGCAGACCGACTACGCCCTGTCGGCCGTTTCCAAGCTGCAGGTCTCCGGAGGGTTGATCGAGACCAACCGGTTCGACGGGCAGGTCGGCGAAATCACGAGTAACTCCGTTCGTCCGTCGTTCGGATATGCCAACGTCCTCTACGAACGGGGCGCGTTGCTCGTTCGGGCCTGGTGGTCCGGCTATACCGACGACGCGACGATCAGCCCCAGCCCGCAATTGGCCAGCCTGATCCGGATCACCGACAGGAACGGATCGTCCACCAACCCCTTCTCCGCAAACACCTATAACGTGGACGTGCAACATGCGGCCGATCTCTGGTTCGCGAATCGGTTGCTCTATGGGATCAATTATCGTCACAACTCGCTGTCGAGCAGCGCGACGGACCAATTCAGCCGGGAGGATCGGCTGGGTCTGTTCATCCAGGACGAATGGCGTCCGACAGCGGCCCTGACGGTCGTCGGCGGCATTCGCTACGACCTGCATACTCAGATCAATGGCACCTGGAGCCCGCGTTTAGCCATTCTGTATCAGCCGATCGAGGGCCACACGTTTCATCTCTCAGGCTCGGCGGCCTACCGGCCGCCGACACTCTTCGAATCACATCAAGACCAGCGAGTGCTCTCACCGAACCCGTTTGCACCTCCCGGCTTCCTCACGGTTCCAGTCACGGGCTCGACCGGGCTCGCTCCGGAACAGATCACCTCCTACGAAGTCGGGTATCAGGGTTGGTACTGGAAACATCGCCTCCGCGTCCGCGCCGATCTTTTTTTCAATCATATCTCCGATCTGATCGGCAGTCGCATCACCGCCAGCGGGGCCTCGGCCTTCGTCAACGACCCGGGGACGGCCGACATCTATGGAGGTGAGGCCGGCATCGAGTTTTTGGCGAGTCGCTGGTTGAGCGGCTTCGCCAACTACGCGTACGAGGAAATCGGCCAGTCGTTCACCGGAACGGTCAGACGCGGCGCCCCTCGTTCGAAAGTCAACGTGGGACTCAGGACGGAGTGGGAAAACGGTCTCAGCGGGGAAATCACCTATTACTATGTGGGAGCCGCCACCTATCCGCTCGCCCAGAGCTTTACCAGTTTGGCGGCGTTTCCCGGGGCCGGAATCATTGTGCCGAGCGATCGCGTCGGCAGCTACAACCTGCTCAATCTGCGCGCCGGGTATCGCTTCTGGCAGCAGAAGGCCGCCGCGGGCTACATGCGCGATGCCGAAGTGGCCGTCTCTGTGTTCAATGCCCTAAATGATGAGCACAGGGAGCACCCGCTAGGGGATCTCATCGGTCGGCGGGTAATGGGGTGGTTGACGCTCCGGTTTTAG